In Deltaproteobacteria bacterium, a genomic segment contains:
- a CDS encoding serine hydrolase, which produces MQGPMHEAPRCRIRAATALLATALLLAAGTGTAHAQGMRRSVRLHPKPAAALPAPAPAAAAPVLPAPPAPATPAVDGGLGTAALLSDLTQPAPGDLFQPKPGRWDPAPLWSYLDPVLEDGLADALRQLGLQWAIDQHKLGVALVDITDVRQPRVASINGDTMLYAASLPKICVMLAIYQKAAEGRLQIDDETYVEMLRMIRRSSNADSTTLMHKVGKDYIARVMLSPRYRLYDPFHNGGLWAGKDYAAVGAWRRDPMYNLSHAATAMQVARFYYLLQTGRLVSPQASEEMKTILRHSASDHKFLRGIRAIRPDALVYRKAGTWGEAHADGALIERRDGATYIAVGLAEDPMGGEWLKQIIIQMDRLIDDQPYQQRVRRTRLPSEAPLSVSAGG; this is translated from the coding sequence GTGCAGGGACCGATGCACGAGGCGCCGCGCTGCCGGATCCGGGCCGCCACGGCCCTGCTGGCGACGGCGCTCCTGCTCGCGGCGGGTACGGGCACGGCCCACGCGCAGGGCATGCGCAGGTCGGTGCGGCTCCACCCGAAGCCGGCCGCGGCTCTTCCCGCCCCCGCGCCGGCCGCAGCGGCTCCCGTCCTGCCCGCGCCGCCGGCGCCCGCCACGCCCGCCGTCGACGGGGGGCTCGGCACCGCGGCGCTCCTCTCCGACCTCACCCAGCCGGCCCCGGGCGACCTCTTCCAGCCCAAGCCCGGGCGCTGGGACCCCGCGCCGCTCTGGAGCTACCTCGACCCCGTCCTCGAGGACGGCCTCGCCGACGCGCTCCGCCAGCTCGGCCTGCAGTGGGCGATCGACCAGCACAAGCTCGGCGTGGCGCTCGTCGACATCACCGACGTGCGCCAGCCGCGGGTCGCCTCCATCAACGGCGACACCATGCTCTACGCGGCGAGCCTCCCGAAGATCTGCGTGATGCTCGCGATCTACCAGAAGGCCGCCGAGGGCCGGCTCCAGATCGACGACGAGACCTACGTCGAGATGCTGCGCATGATCCGGCGCTCGTCGAACGCGGACTCGACGACGCTCATGCACAAGGTCGGCAAGGACTACATCGCGCGCGTCATGCTCTCGCCGCGCTACCGCCTCTACGACCCGTTCCACAACGGCGGGCTGTGGGCGGGCAAGGACTACGCGGCGGTCGGCGCCTGGCGCCGCGACCCGATGTACAACCTCTCGCACGCCGCGACCGCGATGCAGGTGGCACGCTTCTACTACCTGCTCCAGACCGGCCGCCTCGTGAGCCCGCAGGCCAGCGAGGAGATGAAGACCATCCTCCGCCACTCGGCGAGCGACCACAAGTTCCTGCGCGGCATCCGCGCGATCCGGCCCGACGCGCTCGTCTACCGCAAGGCCGGCACCTGGGGCGAGGCGCACGCCGACGGCGCCCTGATCGAGCGCCGCGACGGCGCCACCTACATCGCGGTCGGCCTCGCCGAGGACCCGATGGGCGGCGAGTGGCTCAAGCAGATCATCATCCAGATGGACCGCCTGATCGACGACCAGCCCTACCAGCAACGCGTC